In Ruania zhangjianzhongii, the following proteins share a genomic window:
- a CDS encoding ABC transporter permease, with the protein MSSDMNTPQPPDESRAGEAENAIELRAVEGKSQGQIVRERFFSHRGAIIGLVALILIALLALSSIGFPVFGWYVGGWWQWNPVETPALVNPGGAPTLTMPWSDAGFAIGAHPFGQDTLGRDIFARTMKGVQTSLVIMVVVGVVVTVVGVLIGALAGFYRGWTDTGLMRLTDLFITMPTLVVGAVLGKLVGSASALPLALALGFISWTTIARLVRGDFLSLREREFVDAARVAGASNSRIIFKHILPNAMGVIIVSVTLMMSAAILLETALSYLGFGIQAPSVSLGRMISDYQSSFSTRPWLFWWPGLFIIVVVLSVNFIGDGLRDAFDPRQKKLPSARSMKRADRIAQQSTEASAS; encoded by the coding sequence ATGAGTAGCGATATGAACACTCCGCAGCCCCCCGACGAGTCCCGCGCCGGCGAGGCCGAGAACGCGATCGAGCTGCGCGCCGTCGAGGGCAAGTCCCAGGGGCAGATCGTCCGGGAACGGTTCTTCAGCCACCGGGGCGCGATCATCGGCCTCGTCGCACTGATCCTGATCGCGCTGCTCGCGCTCTCCTCGATCGGCTTCCCGGTCTTCGGCTGGTACGTCGGCGGCTGGTGGCAGTGGAACCCGGTGGAGACGCCGGCGTTGGTGAACCCCGGGGGAGCCCCCACGCTCACCATGCCGTGGAGCGATGCCGGCTTCGCGATCGGTGCCCACCCGTTCGGCCAGGACACGCTGGGACGGGACATCTTCGCTCGCACGATGAAGGGGGTGCAGACCTCCTTGGTGATCATGGTGGTGGTCGGCGTCGTCGTCACCGTGGTCGGAGTGCTGATCGGCGCGCTCGCCGGTTTCTACCGCGGCTGGACGGACACCGGTCTGATGCGGCTGACCGACCTGTTCATCACCATGCCCACGCTGGTGGTCGGTGCGGTGCTCGGAAAGCTGGTCGGCAGTGCCAGTGCCCTCCCGCTGGCATTGGCCCTGGGATTCATCTCCTGGACCACGATCGCCCGGCTGGTCCGCGGAGACTTCCTCTCCCTGCGAGAACGGGAGTTCGTCGACGCCGCCCGGGTGGCCGGTGCCAGCAACTCCCGGATCATCTTCAAGCACATCCTGCCCAACGCCATGGGCGTGATCATCGTGTCGGTCACGCTGATGATGAGCGCAGCGATCCTGCTGGAGACCGCCCTGAGCTACCTCGGTTTCGGTATCCAGGCGCCGAGCGTGTCCCTGGGCCGGATGATCAGCGACTACCAGAGCTCGTTCAGTACCCGGCCGTGGCTGTTCTGGTGGCCCGGGCTGTTCATCATCGTCGTCGTGCTGAGCGTGAACTTCATCGGGGACGGGTTGCGGGATGCCTTCGACCCCCGGCAGAAGAAGCTGCCGTCGGCGCGTTCGATGAAGCGAGCCGACCGGATCGCACAGCAGAGCACGGAAGCCTCGGCCTCGTGA
- a CDS encoding ABC transporter ATP-binding protein, with the protein MSTPTTTDSATSSDEFLLQVRDLSVEFYVEGEWFTAADKISYEVKAGEVLAIVGESGSGKSQSSMSLLGLLPPNGRTRGSAKMGDTELVGLTGPALRKIRGNEIAVIFQEPMTALNPVYPVGFQIVETLRTHFDMGPSKATERALELLELVEMPNPQVRFHSYPHQLSGGQRQRAMIAQSLACDPRLLIADEPTTALDVTVQAEILKLMRDLRSRIDSGIILITHDMGVVADMADSIVVMRRGKVVERGTADEIFNNPQHPYTRELLGAVPHLGGKSALDVTEPAPGAAPTPGTNDQTAADLGGEHVLVAQDMVIEYPKRGRVPAFRAVDQVDLSIGAGEVVGLVGESGSGKTTIGRAVVGLLPVKEGKLEIAGQDMVGIKPKPLRALRKQVGIVFQDPGSSLNPRLPIGESIGEPLYLHTGIKGTELTKRIDVLLDQVELPRAMRNRYPHELSGGQRQRVGIARALSLEPKILVADEPTSALDVSVQANVLELFTELQREHGFACLFISHDLAVVEMLATRIAVMHHGKLVEIGPTSQIVNDPQEAYTQRLIAAVPVPDPAEQRTRRERRDALLAANAAEQAADDEYAATHGGGDRLNGMDTQRGPGAGV; encoded by the coding sequence GTGAGCACGCCGACCACCACGGACTCTGCGACCAGCAGCGATGAGTTCCTCCTGCAGGTGCGCGACCTCAGCGTCGAGTTCTACGTCGAGGGGGAGTGGTTCACTGCTGCCGACAAGATCTCCTACGAGGTCAAGGCCGGTGAGGTGCTGGCCATCGTCGGCGAGTCCGGCTCCGGGAAGTCCCAGTCCTCGATGTCGCTGCTCGGGTTGCTGCCTCCGAACGGGCGCACCCGTGGCAGCGCGAAGATGGGCGATACCGAGCTGGTGGGGCTCACCGGTCCGGCACTGCGCAAGATCCGCGGCAACGAGATCGCGGTGATCTTCCAGGAGCCGATGACCGCGCTGAACCCGGTCTACCCGGTCGGCTTCCAGATCGTGGAGACGCTGCGCACGCACTTCGACATGGGCCCGTCGAAGGCCACCGAGCGTGCGCTGGAGCTGCTCGAGCTGGTGGAAATGCCGAACCCGCAGGTCCGGTTCCACTCCTACCCGCACCAACTCTCCGGTGGTCAGCGCCAGCGCGCGATGATCGCCCAGTCGCTGGCCTGCGACCCGAGGCTGCTGATCGCCGACGAACCGACCACCGCGCTCGACGTGACGGTGCAGGCGGAGATCCTCAAGCTGATGCGGGACCTGCGGTCACGGATCGACTCCGGCATCATCCTGATCACCCACGACATGGGCGTGGTGGCCGATATGGCCGATTCAATCGTGGTGATGCGCCGCGGCAAGGTGGTGGAGCGAGGCACCGCCGACGAGATCTTCAACAACCCGCAGCATCCCTACACCCGCGAGCTGCTCGGCGCCGTACCGCACCTGGGCGGCAAGTCCGCCCTGGACGTCACCGAACCCGCACCGGGCGCTGCACCCACCCCGGGGACCAACGACCAGACCGCCGCTGACCTGGGCGGCGAGCACGTGCTGGTGGCGCAGGACATGGTCATCGAGTACCCCAAGCGCGGCCGGGTGCCCGCTTTCCGGGCTGTGGACCAGGTGGACCTCAGTATCGGGGCCGGTGAGGTGGTGGGTCTGGTCGGCGAGTCCGGGTCCGGCAAGACCACGATCGGGCGGGCCGTGGTCGGTCTGCTGCCGGTCAAGGAGGGCAAGCTGGAGATCGCCGGCCAGGACATGGTCGGGATCAAGCCGAAGCCGCTGCGGGCGCTGCGCAAGCAGGTCGGCATCGTGTTCCAGGACCCGGGCTCCTCGCTGAACCCGCGGCTACCGATCGGTGAGTCGATCGGTGAACCCCTCTACCTGCACACCGGGATCAAGGGCACCGAGCTCACGAAACGCATCGATGTGCTGCTGGACCAGGTGGAGCTGCCCCGCGCTATGCGCAACCGGTACCCGCACGAGCTCTCCGGCGGGCAGCGGCAGCGAGTGGGCATCGCCCGGGCGCTGAGCCTGGAGCCGAAGATCCTGGTGGCGGACGAGCCCACCTCGGCCCTGGACGTCTCGGTGCAGGCCAACGTGCTCGAGCTGTTCACCGAGCTGCAGCGCGAGCACGGCTTCGCCTGCCTGTTCATCAGCCACGACCTGGCCGTGGTGGAGATGCTCGCCACCCGGATCGCGGTGATGCACCACGGCAAGCTGGTGGAGATCGGACCCACGTCGCAGATCGTCAACGACCCGCAGGAGGCCTACACTCAGCGGCTCATCGCTGCGGTGCCGGTACCGGACCCGGCCGAGCAGCGGACCCGCCGGGAGCGCCGGGACGCGCTGCTCGCGGCGAATGCTGCGGAGCAGGCAGCCGACGACGAGTACGCCGCCACCCACGGCGGCGGCGACCGGCTGAACGGGATGGACACCCAGCGCGGGCCCGGCGCCGGGGTCTGA
- a CDS encoding PH domain-containing protein — MGETLTFRTPMARVLTIGVAVVAVVALAYFVSDGGIRELWRSGPTVLCIVVVTWALFWRPQVQVSDGGVTVANILRTVHVPWPVLRAVDSKWSLTVTAADLTVSAWAVPASSGMAARTRRPGARGGQETASPLKSSGNADAAALAIAQRREALVEAGHLKAQPIGSLSPQTTWNLPEAAALAGSLLLAVASYLFS; from the coding sequence ATGGGCGAAACTCTCACGTTCCGCACGCCGATGGCCCGGGTGCTGACGATCGGGGTGGCTGTGGTCGCCGTGGTGGCGCTGGCCTACTTCGTCAGTGACGGCGGCATCCGCGAGCTCTGGCGCTCCGGCCCCACTGTGCTGTGCATCGTGGTGGTGACCTGGGCGCTGTTCTGGCGCCCGCAGGTGCAGGTCTCCGACGGCGGAGTCACCGTGGCGAACATCCTGCGCACGGTGCACGTGCCCTGGCCGGTGCTGCGCGCTGTGGACAGCAAGTGGTCCTTGACCGTCACCGCAGCGGACCTCACCGTCAGTGCCTGGGCGGTACCGGCCAGCAGCGGAATGGCCGCTCGCACCCGCCGCCCGGGCGCGCGCGGCGGCCAGGAGACCGCCAGCCCGTTGAAAAGCAGCGGGAACGCGGACGCCGCAGCCCTGGCGATCGCGCAGCGGCGCGAAGCCCTCGTCGAGGCCGGGCACCTGAAGGCTCAGCCGATCGGCTCGTTGTCCCCCCAGACCACGTGGAACCTGCCGGAGGCCGCCGCGCTGGCCGGTTCGCTGCTGCTCGCCGTGGCCTCGTACCTGTTCAGCTGA
- a CDS encoding ABC transporter permease, producing MLRFIVRRVLIGVGILILSSLLMYLMVDLAMDPLEDIRMRPDSNATKELLMQQRIELLHLDQPVISRYFMWLGNFVTGDMGTAWTTNREVVDILAGAMVSTMQLVTASTVLAIILGIGVGIVSALRQYSSFDYLITFVSFLMFSLPSFWVAVLLKQWAAIGYNDFLRDPVIAIPVMIGIAAVFGLVWALALGGAPQRRLINGAAAGAVTLAVLLYIQLTDWWTTPNIGPVLLTITSLGIALGVTTLSTGLKNRRSLLTALTVAVLGVALYIPMQWVFYYLTPMMNWALVLGLGVLAGVVGGVVGALYRGPDWRQSVRTGALTAVPVAALIFIDQVMQVWGPYTNANAIGGRPIPTIGDTTPNLGGNFWVVTLDQYTHLILPTVSLMLISFASYTRYARGSMLEVMSQDYIRTARAKGLTERTVIMRHGFRNSLIPMATIVPIDIITLIGGAIITENIFGRPGMGQMFVRHLNASDIEPVMAYLLIVAFLAIVANIVADLIYAVLDPRIRVEA from the coding sequence ATGCTGAGATTTATTGTCCGCCGAGTCCTGATCGGCGTGGGCATCCTGATCCTGTCATCACTGCTGATGTACCTGATGGTCGATCTGGCGATGGACCCGCTCGAAGACATCCGGATGCGCCCGGACTCGAACGCGACCAAAGAGCTGCTGATGCAGCAGCGCATCGAGCTGCTGCACCTCGACCAACCGGTGATCAGCCGCTACTTCATGTGGCTGGGCAACTTCGTCACTGGGGACATGGGTACCGCCTGGACCACCAACCGTGAAGTGGTGGATATCCTCGCCGGCGCGATGGTCTCCACGATGCAGCTGGTCACCGCCTCCACCGTGCTGGCGATCATCCTCGGCATCGGAGTCGGCATCGTCTCCGCACTGCGCCAGTACTCCTCCTTCGACTACCTGATCACCTTCGTCTCCTTCCTGATGTTCTCGCTGCCCTCGTTCTGGGTGGCGGTCCTGCTGAAGCAGTGGGCAGCGATCGGGTACAATGACTTCCTCCGCGACCCGGTGATCGCGATCCCGGTGATGATCGGTATCGCCGCAGTGTTCGGCCTGGTCTGGGCACTCGCCTTGGGCGGGGCTCCCCAGCGCAGGCTGATCAACGGCGCCGCCGCCGGCGCGGTGACCCTCGCTGTGCTGCTCTACATCCAGCTCACCGACTGGTGGACGACGCCGAACATCGGCCCGGTGCTGCTGACCATCACCTCCCTGGGTATCGCACTCGGCGTGACCACGCTGTCCACCGGTCTGAAGAACCGGCGCTCGCTACTGACCGCCCTGACTGTGGCAGTCCTCGGCGTCGCGCTGTACATCCCGATGCAGTGGGTGTTCTACTACCTCACCCCGATGATGAACTGGGCCCTCGTGCTTGGCCTCGGCGTGCTGGCCGGTGTAGTCGGTGGGGTGGTCGGAGCCCTCTACCGCGGCCCGGACTGGCGTCAGTCGGTCCGTACCGGTGCGCTCACCGCTGTGCCGGTGGCGGCGCTGATCTTCATCGACCAGGTGATGCAGGTCTGGGGACCGTACACGAATGCCAACGCCATCGGTGGCCGTCCGATCCCCACGATCGGGGACACCACACCGAACCTGGGTGGAAACTTCTGGGTGGTCACGCTGGACCAGTACACCCACCTGATCCTGCCGACCGTCTCGTTGATGCTCATCTCCTTCGCGAGCTACACGCGGTACGCCCGCGGCAGCATGCTCGAGGTGATGAGCCAGGACTACATCCGCACGGCGCGGGCCAAGGGCCTCACCGAGCGCACGGTGATCATGCGGCACGGATTCCGGAACTCGCTGATCCCGATGGCCACGATCGTCCCGATCGACATCATCACCCTGATCGGTGGCGCGATCATCACCGAGAACATCTTCGGTAGACCGGGGATGGGGCAGATGTTCGTCCGACATCTGAACGCCAGCGATATCGAACCGGTGATGGCCTACCTGCTGATCGTCGCGTTCCTCGCGATCGTCGCGAACATCGTGGCCGACCTGATCTACGCCGTCCTCGACCCACGGATCCGGGTGGAAGCATGA